One Rhinoraja longicauda isolate Sanriku21f chromosome 18, sRhiLon1.1, whole genome shotgun sequence DNA segment encodes these proteins:
- the LOC144602187 gene encoding basic phospholipase A2 F17-like — MKGLSVSMLCAIWMCLCPCVGMGQSSLRVRRGLYDMAMTLWCYRSKLGISLLKLYNYGCYCGTGGSSRPADQVDQCCFLHDCCYHHTRVTLGCHSHVKWSLYNFTCRKSQTTCKGRTVCTRMSCECDRAFAECLSRAKPSDLHYFYKARFCKENKSVCPAIYPNSSTIVDWIKQGI; from the coding sequence atgaagggACTCTCGGTGTCCATGCTGTGTGCGATCTGGATGTGCCTTTGCCCCTGCGTTGGGATGGGCCAGTCTTCACTCCGGGTGAGGCGAGGGCTCTATGACATGGCCATGACCCTGTGGTGTTACCGCTCCAAACTTGGCATTTCCCTTCTCAAGCTCTACAATTACGGCTGCTACTGTGGAACTGGGGGCTCTAGCAGGCCTGCGGACCAGGTGGACCAGTGTTGCTTCCTGCACGACTGCTGCTACCACCACACCAGGGTGACCCTCGGCTGCCACAGCCATGTCAAGTGGAGTCTGTACAACTTCACATGTCGCAAATCGCAGACAACATGCAAGGGGAGGACTGTGTGCACCAGGATGTCATGCGAGTGTGACCGAGCCTTTGCAGAGTGCTTGTCCCGGGCAAAGCCCAGTGACCTGCACTACTTCTACAAAGCGAGGTTCTGCAAGGAGAACAAGTCCGTTTGCCCGGCAATCTATCCCAACTCCTCAACTATCGTGGACTGGATAAAGCAAGGCATATAA